The window taatttttaagcAAGAAGGAAGTGTTGCCAAtgatatcaataataagGTGTGctgtaaataaaaaaaaaaaaaaatttcttttttctttttttttctgtttttctgtttttccttttttcttttttcttttttctttttcttcttctttttttgtttaatctTAAAAATTAGACTGATATTTTAAGTAATGATGAGAATACATCGCTTATCGTACGAGAGGAACAATTATTGCTTGCTACCTCTTTTACTCCCCCCTCCCAAAAGCagttttgtaaaatttaGTAATATGTCAACAACAAGAATTAGATAGAAAACGAgacatatataataaaaataaataaagaatgtCAGATCAATTGACCCCTACTATAGTGAAAAACGGTTTAGAAGAATATACCCTTGATGCAGAAGATGtatcaaaaagaaaaaacatcaacaacaaagaaatTTGTATTGATTTTGTTGTCGAATCAGTATATTTAAACTTGAAATATTTCCTGAATTGgcaaaatgttaaaatatataaaatatgcAATTCCaatgtaaatatattatctGGGCTTAATACTGCGTTAGGAAAAGAAGATGCTGCTCCACAGAGAGAGTATGTTTTCCCTGTCCATattaaaagcaaaaaagTTACTGATGCTATATTATATCAAATCTATACAGAGATAGCCCCTgtcaattttttccatttgGGTATATTAAGTGAAGATGGTACTGTTGTTTATTATAGGGTACATAAGGGTTTGCAAAAACCTCAAAAATGATACATTAAATCATCAACTTGAGAACATTTATgaacctttttttctcgATCCTTCCTTCTTATGTACTCTATAATGTATAATCTAATTGTATATAACacctatttttttttttttataaaaacgTTAAAAGAATGTTATAGTTACTTTCCTTTAGTTCTGGTCGAACTACCATGTATTTTCTAGTTTCGTCGTTATCCAATGGAAAATTGTAATTATCGTTATCTTTTTGAGCATCGGGATATATTTTGCAACGGAGTTCTTTTGAATTTGGCAATCCATGGAATTGAATACTCATATTCactttatataaaatgtcAATGCTTGGATGCAGTGTCTCcccatttttttgaataaactCGTTGTAAAGATCCAGAAATTCACATAACTGTGTTTTATACTGGGAACtatatttcaaaacatCTAAACTGCTGTCCTGctctttgtttttagtCTTGAATAAGTACGAAGTCATATCCTCATCAAAGCCAGCATAATCCTTTTCGTCCTCTGGGCTACCACGGATAAAGCCAATTTTcccgttattattaaactttTCTTCAATTATGTGTTTCATTTCTAAGGCATAGTTTACCCAATTAAAAGGCCAATTAAATAA is drawn from Saccharomycodes ludwigii strain NBRC 1722 chromosome V, whole genome shotgun sequence and contains these coding sequences:
- the SEN15 gene encoding Sen15p (similar to Saccharomyces cerevisiae YMR059W | SEN15 | Splicing ENdonuclease); amino-acid sequence: MSDQLTPTIVKNGLEEYTLDAEDVSKRKNINNKEICIDFVVESVYLNLKYFLNWQNVKIYKICNSNVNILSGLNTALGKEDAAPQREYVFPVHIKSKKVTDAILYQIYTEIAPVNFFHLGILSEDGTVVYYRVHKGLQKPQK
- the SAM37 gene encoding SAM complex subunit SAM37 (similar to Saccharomyces cerevisiae YMR060C | SAM37 | Sorting and Assembly Machinery) codes for the protein MSMKLHIWWDWENDEPSIISPESVALYRYIQRYYNSEQASLSLELIGSNNMNISPNKQLPVLFVYNNDADDNKNKSPVSILGYCNIIQYMTASKTNKNFLNTRSLSLLDKSILNYMVQHLNVLTEYQMFLNNENFDNFTKKKISNLFNWPFNWVNYALEMKHIIEEKFNNNGKIGFIRGSPEDEKDYAGFDEDMTSYLFKTKNKEQDSSLDVLKYSSQYKTQLCEFLDLYNEFIQKNGETLHPSIDILYKVNMSIQFHGLPNSKELRCKIYPDAQKDNDNYNFPLDNDETRKYMVVRPELKESNYNILLTFL